From Passer domesticus isolate bPasDom1 chromosome 8, bPasDom1.hap1, whole genome shotgun sequence, a single genomic window includes:
- the LOC135306202 gene encoding olfactory receptor 14J1-like: MCYDRYVSICKPLHYGTLLGSRACAHMAAAAWASGFLNALLHTANTFSLPLCHGNALGQFFCEIPHILKLACSHSKLREFGITVLSAVLYFGCFVFIVFSFFSYVQIFRAVLRIPSEQGRHKAFSTCLPHLAVATMFLSTGTFAYLKPPSLSSPSLDLSVSVLYSVVPPALNPLIYSLRNQEIKDALRKLVTVSSKAINSLFCCIAFRM, encoded by the exons ATGTGCtatgaccgctacgtgtccatctgcaaacccctgcactacgggaccctcctgggcagcagagcttgtgcccacatggcagcagctgcctgggccagtggtttcctcaatgctctgctgcacacagccaacacattttccctgcccctgtgccatggcaatgccctgggccagttcttctgtgaaatcccacacatTCTCAAGCTCGCCTGCTCACACTCCAAActcagggaatttgggattACTGTCCTAAGTGCTGTTCTATATTTcggttgttttgtgttcattgttttctctt ttttctcctatgtgcagatcttcagggctgtgctgaggatcccctctgagcagggacggcacaaagccttttccacctgcctccctcacctggccgtgGCCACcatgttcctcagcactggcacATTTGCCTACCTAAAGcccccctccctctcctccccatccctggatctctcagtgtcagttctgtactcagtggtgcctcctgccctgaaccccctcatctacagcctgaggaaccaggagatCAAGGATGCCCTGAGAAAACTGGTGACTGTATCTTCAaaagcaataaattcccttttctgctgcatagCCTTCAGAATGTAA